The following coding sequences lie in one Euhalothece natronophila Z-M001 genomic window:
- a CDS encoding Mrp/NBP35 family ATP-binding protein has translation MTDTNTILEALRPVQDPELQKSLVDLNMIRDVNLDQGALSFKLVLTTPACPLKEMIVDDCKKAVQDLPGVETVDVEVTSETPQQKSIPDRESVPGVKNIVAVSSGKGGVGKSSVAVNLAVSLAQSGAKVGLLDADIYGPNAPSMLGLADAKVRVQESEKGEVLEPAFNHGVKLVSMGFLIDPDQPVVWRGPMLNGVIRQFLYQVNWGELDYMVVDLPPGTGDAQLTLAQAVPMSGAVIVTTPQDVSLMDARRGLKMFEQLGVNVLGMIENMSYFIPPDLPDRRYDLFGSGGGEKAAKELNVPLLGCIPLEISLREGGDSGIPIVISHPNSASAEALRAIAQQVAAKISVVALT, from the coding sequence ATGACAGATACCAATACCATTTTAGAAGCACTGCGTCCTGTACAAGACCCAGAATTACAAAAGAGTCTGGTAGATTTAAACATGATCCGAGATGTGAACTTAGATCAGGGGGCGTTAAGTTTTAAATTAGTGTTGACCACCCCTGCTTGTCCGCTAAAAGAGATGATTGTGGATGATTGTAAAAAGGCGGTACAAGATTTACCTGGAGTGGAAACCGTGGATGTAGAAGTGACCTCGGAAACTCCACAACAGAAATCAATTCCCGATCGCGAGTCAGTGCCTGGAGTTAAAAATATTGTTGCCGTTTCTAGTGGTAAAGGCGGTGTCGGTAAAAGCTCAGTTGCAGTGAATTTAGCCGTATCCCTTGCTCAAAGTGGGGCCAAGGTGGGATTACTTGATGCTGATATTTATGGCCCCAATGCCCCCAGTATGCTGGGTTTAGCTGATGCAAAAGTGCGAGTGCAAGAGTCAGAAAAAGGGGAAGTCTTAGAACCAGCGTTTAATCATGGTGTAAAATTAGTCTCGATGGGCTTTTTAATTGATCCTGATCAGCCTGTGGTTTGGCGTGGACCAATGTTAAATGGGGTTATTCGTCAGTTTCTTTACCAAGTAAATTGGGGAGAATTAGATTATATGGTAGTGGATTTACCCCCAGGAACAGGAGATGCTCAGTTAACCCTAGCGCAAGCTGTTCCCATGTCAGGGGCAGTAATTGTCACCACACCCCAAGATGTTTCCCTAATGGATGCTCGTCGTGGCTTAAAAATGTTTGAGCAGTTAGGGGTGAATGTTTTGGGAATGATAGAAAATATGAGTTATTTTATTCCCCCTGATTTACCCGATCGCCGCTATGATTTATTTGGTTCTGGCGGTGGTGAGAAGGCAGCCAAAGAATTGAATGTTCCCTTATTAGGCTGTATTCCCCTAGAAATTTCCTTACGGGAAGGGGGAGATAGTGGTATTCCGATTGTGATATCTCATCCTAACTCAGCTTCAGCAGAAGCCCTTCGCGCGATCGCGCAACAAGTAGCTGCTAAAATCTCAGTAGTTGCTTTAACTTAG
- the rodA gene encoding rod shape-determining protein RodA gives MANVPWKKWSWRNLVNPWLGVDWFLFLLVIAVTVWGGITIHSVQLHDENLNNWIQHSILGGIGAFIALLLARWRYEELLNWHWIVYVGTNLLLVSVIFVGVTAQGAQRWITIAGFNIQPSEFAKLGVIITLAAILNNRGAERLSSVFQALGVIALPWGLVFLQPDLGTSLVFGAIAIGMLYWANANSGWLILLISPVVAAILFHVYLPAWLSWAGLMFVIGWRTLPGSWVSGCGAIALNLISGGLGNLVWDLLQDYQKNRLILFLDPDLDPLGGGYHLIQSRIAIGAGEMWGRGLNQGTQTQLNFIPEQHNDFIFSAVGEELGFVGSFGLLFLFWLICIRLLMIALGAKDNFGSLLAIGVFCMIFFQVTVNVGMTIGLGPVTGLPLPWMSYGRSALLMNFMAIGLVESVNKYRQRTNFFS, from the coding sequence ATGGCGAATGTTCCTTGGAAAAAATGGAGTTGGCGCAATTTAGTGAATCCTTGGCTAGGAGTAGATTGGTTTTTATTCCTCCTAGTCATTGCCGTCACGGTTTGGGGAGGAATCACCATTCACAGCGTCCAACTTCATGATGAAAACTTAAACAATTGGATACAACATAGCATTTTAGGTGGAATTGGGGCATTTATTGCCCTATTATTGGCTCGCTGGCGATATGAGGAATTATTAAATTGGCATTGGATCGTTTATGTTGGCACTAATCTTTTGCTGGTTTCTGTCATCTTTGTGGGAGTCACGGCCCAGGGGGCGCAACGATGGATTACCATTGCTGGTTTTAATATACAACCTTCGGAGTTTGCGAAGTTGGGGGTAATTATCACCTTAGCTGCGATCTTAAATAATCGCGGTGCCGAGCGCTTATCATCAGTATTTCAAGCACTAGGAGTGATTGCCCTCCCTTGGGGGTTAGTGTTTTTACAGCCAGACTTAGGAACATCTTTAGTATTTGGCGCGATCGCGATCGGAATGCTTTATTGGGCAAATGCTAATTCAGGCTGGTTAATCCTTTTAATTTCTCCTGTAGTGGCGGCGATTTTATTCCATGTTTATCTCCCTGCTTGGTTAAGTTGGGCGGGATTAATGTTTGTCATTGGTTGGCGAACCTTACCGGGGAGTTGGGTATCAGGATGTGGCGCGATCGCGCTAAACTTAATTTCAGGAGGTTTAGGAAACCTTGTTTGGGACTTACTGCAAGACTACCAGAAAAACCGTCTAATTTTGTTTCTTGATCCTGATCTTGATCCCCTTGGCGGTGGTTATCACCTGATTCAGTCTCGAATTGCAATTGGTGCTGGTGAAATGTGGGGACGAGGCTTAAATCAAGGAACCCAAACCCAGCTTAATTTTATCCCCGAACAGCATAATGACTTTATCTTTAGTGCTGTGGGAGAAGAACTGGGATTTGTTGGCAGCTTTGGCTTATTGTTTCTGTTTTGGCTAATTTGCATCCGTTTACTGATGATCGCATTAGGGGCAAAAGATAATTTTGGCTCACTTCTCGCGATCGGGGTATTCTGTATGATTTTCTTTCAGGTGACTGTTAATGTCGGGATGACCATTGGCTTAGGGCCAGTGACAGGGCTTCCCCTTCCTTGGATGAGTTATGGGCGTTCGGCATTGCTGATGAACTTTATGGCAATTGGGCTAGTAGAATCAGTGAATAAGTATCGGCAACGAACTAACTTTTTCAGCTAA
- a CDS encoding J domain-containing protein — translation MAATNSSTAISKQFAHSYYDILGVHPSASPLEIRRAYRELSKQYHPDTTQLPQDLAKKKFQNLNEAYATLSNPQRRVLYDHQIGYSSLHVIQPSLHFQTQEKRANKVANRTASYVDRSDRPLSSGEIFVLLLLGATFLVCIGLVIIIGLTRGEGAFRVPEITKTSSTVIKSYLDLFKIL, via the coding sequence ATGGCAGCCACCAATTCTTCTACCGCCATCTCTAAACAATTTGCCCACAGCTACTATGACATTTTAGGAGTGCATCCTTCTGCTTCTCCTTTAGAAATTCGACGAGCTTATCGTGAGTTAAGTAAGCAATATCATCCTGATACTACCCAATTGCCTCAAGATTTAGCAAAAAAGAAGTTTCAAAACCTCAATGAAGCTTATGCTACTTTGAGTAATCCTCAACGACGAGTTTTATATGATCATCAAATTGGCTATTCCTCTCTACATGTAATCCAACCCTCTCTCCACTTTCAAACCCAAGAAAAACGGGCAAACAAAGTTGCCAATCGTACTGCGTCTTATGTTGATCGCAGCGATCGTCCCCTTTCTTCAGGAGAAATTTTTGTCTTGTTACTTTTAGGGGCGACATTTTTGGTTTGTATTGGGTTAGTCATTATTATTGGTTTAACTCGTGGTGAGGGAGCCTTTCGAGTTCCGGAAATCACTAAAACTTCATCAACTGTCATCAAATCCTATCTAGATTTATTTAAGATCCTATGA
- a CDS encoding DUF3143 domain-containing protein, translating into MSLPEADTPLYNHPLPSIEEWLQNLGCKQNSEQLHCWFIETANWKAEITLEVEELTVSYLNAGEGNSNLSRSFPYSLSRGDIEAAVFSGP; encoded by the coding sequence ATGAGTTTGCCTGAAGCTGATACCCCCCTCTATAATCATCCTTTACCAAGCATTGAAGAATGGCTGCAAAATCTAGGTTGCAAACAGAATTCTGAGCAGCTCCATTGTTGGTTTATTGAAACTGCAAATTGGAAAGCAGAAATTACACTAGAAGTAGAAGAATTAACCGTTTCTTATCTTAATGCTGGCGAGGGAAATAGTAATCTCAGTCGCTCTTTTCCCTATTCTCTCAGCCGTGGAGATATAGAAGCAGCAGTTTTTTCGGGACCTTAA
- a CDS encoding rhomboid family intramembrane serine protease, whose translation MARHNYKNKGVAEEFKDQMLILLGLTAVLWLIEIIDYFILQNYSLNRYGIVPRDLIGLRGILFAPFLHGNFPHLIANTIPFVSLGWLVMLQRTSDFWRVTALTMLVGGFGVWTLGRPDSVHIGASILIFGYLGFLLFRGYFQRNAPSIALSIIVGIFYGSLIFGVLPLRSGVSWEGHLFGFIGGIIAAYQVAKSAR comes from the coding sequence ATGGCTCGTCATAATTATAAAAATAAGGGAGTAGCTGAAGAATTCAAAGATCAAATGCTCATTTTATTGGGGCTGACAGCAGTTCTATGGTTAATAGAAATTATTGATTATTTTATCCTTCAAAACTATAGCCTAAACCGTTATGGAATTGTACCTCGCGACTTAATTGGATTACGAGGAATTTTATTTGCCCCTTTTCTACACGGTAATTTCCCTCATTTAATTGCCAACACGATTCCGTTTGTCTCTTTAGGTTGGCTTGTAATGTTACAACGGACTAGTGACTTTTGGCGAGTTACAGCCCTTACTATGTTAGTGGGAGGCTTTGGAGTTTGGACACTTGGTCGCCCTGATTCAGTTCATATTGGGGCAAGTATTTTAATTTTTGGCTATTTAGGGTTCTTGTTATTCCGAGGTTATTTTCAACGAAATGCTCCTTCAATTGCTCTTTCTATTATTGTGGGAATCTTCTATGGCAGTTTAATTTTTGGGGTGTTACCACTGCGAAGCGGCGTTTCTTGGGAAGGACATTTATTTGGCTTTATTGGTGGAATTATTGCTGCCTATCAGGTTGCTAAATCAGCACGTTAG